Part of the Microbacterium immunditiarum genome is shown below.
GGGGTCCTGCAGCAGGTCGGTGATGACATCCTCGCCAGGGGAGTCCCGGCGCTCCTCGAGGAGGGCGCGGATGAAGTCGTACTTCTGCTGCGCCGTCGACTCCTCGACGAAGAGTGAGACGAAGCGTTCGTAGTGGTGCTCGGGGATGCCGATGATGTGGCAGTGCGTGCGCGCCGAGATCGGCATGGCGTAGTCGTGCCGGAGGTCGACGACCGAGCCACGCTCGCGGAGCGCCGTGATCTGCTCGGCGACCATGGCGCGGATCCACGGCTCGCGGGCGCGCGCCTGGCGCACCGAGAAGCGGGCTGTGACCGCGCGGCGGAGCTTCGCGTGCTCCTGGCCGTCGAGGTTCAGGAGGTTCAGCTCGTCGGACGCCTGCCCCGAGGCATCCAACTCGCCCGGCGCCTCGAGCGGCACGGCGGCGCTTTCGGCCTTGCCCTCTTCACCGTGCGCAGGTGGACCGACCGGCATCCGCGAAGGGCGCATGCTGAAGCGCGGATCCTGCAGCACGGCGACGGCCGCCTCGTAGCGGGTGGCGACGAGACCCTCGTGGCCGTCCTGGAAGTCGAGCGGCACGAAAGCGCCCTCCTCGCGCCAGGCGGCGAGCTGCGGGGACGGCGTGAGTGGTGTGCCATCGCCGGGGAGCGAGCGGGAGTGGAACGGGCATTCGGCGGGGATCGTCATCGATCTGGTCTCTTTCAGGCGTGGAGGACGAGGGGACGGGTGGTGACGACGGCCGCGCGGGCCGTGCGGAAGTCGCGGGGCGGAGCGTTCCAGCCGACGATGCCGCGCAGTTCGCCGGCGAGATCGTGGCTGCTGTAGACGGTGCCGGTCGAGTCAGAGGTCTTCGGCAGCTCGGCGAGCGGTCGCTCGGGGTCGAACCAGCCGTAGGCGTGGATGCGGGTGCCGTGGATCTCGGACCAGAACAGTGGCACCGGCTGCGCGCGCTCGGCGCCGTGCGCGATGCGGCCGGCGACGGCGATGGCCTGCTCGATGGCGTTGCTCTGGTGTTCGACGCGGCGGTGGCAGCCTGTGATCGGGTCGAGCCACGCGGCGACGTCGCCGACGGCGGAAATGCCGGGGGCGGCCACGCCGAACGGGTCGCAGGCGATGCCGTTGGCGAGGTCGAGCGTCGAGGAGACCAGCCACTCGGTGCACGGGGTTCCGCCGATCATGGTGACGACGAGGTCAAACGCGCGCGTGGAGCCGTCGTCGAAGGTGAGTTCGGCAGCACCGGCGCCGGCGGGCCTGGCGGCAGTGACCTCGGCACGGAGCGCGAGTTCGATGCCGTGCGCCAGGTGCAACCGGGAGAGCTCCTCACTCAGCAGCGTGCCGACCCCGCCGAAGCCGAGCGCGCCCGAGCGGCCGACTAGCAGCACTTCCGAATCGCGCTTGCGCGCCGCGCTCGCGATCTCGGAGCCGAGGATGCCGGAGCCGATCACCGCCACGCGGCCGGCCGCGTCCATGCGCTCGCGCAGGCGAAGGGCGTCGTCCATGGTACGGAGCGTGGATGCCTCGGGCAGCACGGGGTGCGGCCGGGGTTGCGTGCCGGTCGCGATGACGAGCTCGTCGAACGCAAGCGGGCCGTCGGCGGTGTGGAGTATGCGGGCGTCGACGTCGAGCCCGGTCGCGCGGCGGCCGGTGAGCACGCGGATGTCGAGCAGGTCGAGCTCGCTGGCCGTGCGGATGGCCGCCTGCTCGGGTTCCCACTCGCCCGCGAGGATTTGCTTCGACAGCGGCGGGCGGGCGTACGGCAGGCGCGTCTCGTCGCCGAGGAGGGTGATCTCGCCGGCGAAGCCCTCCTCGCGCAGGGTCTCGGCGACGGTCAGACCGCCGATCGATGCGCCGACAATGACGACGCGCTCGGGGGTCCTCATGGCTTGGCGAGCGCGATCGCGCGGGCCGGGCACAGGCGCACGGCGCGGATCGCGGCGTCGAGGTCCGGGCCCTGCGGGTCCGGCTCAAGCAGCAGAACGATGCCGTTGTCGTCCTGATCGAACACGTCGGGGGCGACGAGGGCGCACTGCCCGGCGCCGACGCAGGCGTCGGCCTGGACCAGGATGCTCATCGGTACTCCTCTGTACTAGGTGCAATGGAGTCAATCCAAGCCGTGCAGGGCACTGAATCACATGCCTCGCGGACCCAGAACATGGACTGGACGATCACTGGCTCCTCGGGTTGTGAGGGCAAGAGCGTGCGCAGCGTCCGTACTGCGACCAGGTGGCGCGCAACGCCGGCCACCGCATCGACTGATCGTCTGGCGCGTTCGAGGAGCTCAACGATGAGGGCTCACGCGGAGCCTGCGCGAGCGACAACGTGGAGCCGCAAGACGGCGGCGTCACCGTCTGAGCCGTGGTGGCGACAGAGCCGCGAACTCCGCGCCGCACAAGATCGTGATCGCCCGATTGGCCACAGACCGCGACCCGCGCACCTACGCGGCCTGACGCACCGCCAAGCGCAAGACGAAGTAGAACATCCTCTGCTGCCTACAATGAGCGATCGCTCGCGAGATGTTCCACCGCATCACGAACCCGCGACCTGCGCCCCGCACGCAGGGGTCCCGGACTCAGCCTCACTGACGTCGCCGGCACCACCGGCTGCGCGATCAGCAAGCGCTCAGTCATCGAACGCGGCACCATCCGCAGAAGCACACCCAGATCTCGGCTTGACAACATGTGAGCATCAAGCTCCTGGCTGACGGTCAAGAGCGAGCACGCGCGCTCTTGACCGGGCACCTCCCTGCCAGGAAGGCCTATCGGTTCGGCGGTCTGTGTCGGAGGTCGGGGTGCGCGCCCATCATCGAGCCCCCACTAGCGACACGATCACGCATGCCGGACAACGACTGCAATGGCCACCTGGATGAGCGTTGCTCGACCGGCGCGGCCGCGCCGGTCGAGCAAGAGCGGACTACGCGGGAGCTTCAGCGCCGCGACGGCGCAACCTCGAAGGAGTAGCTGCCCGCGCCCACCTCGAAGACGCCCGGTGCCAGTTGAGTGACGCCAGCGATCTTGCCTACTGGCTTTCCGCGCTCGGTGAGCTCATACCCTTCGGGGATAGCGATCCTTAGCTCTGCGGTGGCGTTGCCCGGGACCACCAGGGTGCCGCTGGATCCCGTGGCGTTCTGCTCCCAGTCGACCGACACGTCGCCACGCACAGTGCCGACCGTCGCCCGCACCCACGTCAGATCGTCGCTGACCAGCGGTTCAACGACGACTCGCCGATAGCCGGGCTCGATGGGCCTGATCCCCGCGAGCTGTTCGAAGAACCACGGCTCAACAGAACCGAACAGATAGTGATCGTGCCCCGACGGCCGTCCCTGCCGTGGGTCGGTGACGGTCCACGTCTCCCACAACGTGTCAGCACCGTTCTCCAACCAGAAGCCCCAGCTCGGGTACGTGCGCTGACTGGCCACGGCAAGCGCCAAATCCTCATGACCACCGTGTGTCAACGCCGGGAGCAGCACGGCCGTCCCAAGAGTTCCCGTATTGAGATGGTTCGCTCGGCTACGAACATCCTGGGCAAGCGCATCCGCCACGGCGGCGCGGGCGTCGTCGGGGACAAGACCGAATTCCAGCGCCAGAGCGTTGCTGGTCTGGCGGTAGCCATTGTCAGATGGCGTGCGATAGAGACCAGCGTCCAGGTCCAGGAACGCGTCATTGAAGTCCGTGCGAAGCTGATCCGCCCGGTCGGCGAACCGCTCCGCGTCGGCGTCGCGTCCCAGCGCCTCAGCCGCCTGTGCCCCGATCCGCAAGCCGCGGTAGAGGTAGGCAGACGCGGGCAGTCTGAGGTCCTCGTCAGCGCTGTCCGGCGGCAACCAGTCACCTCGGCCACGCTTGGCAAGACCGTCGCCATCGACTCGGTCCAGTTCCCAATTGAGATAGCGGGCGACCCCATCGAACTGCTCCTCGAGCACACGGCGGTCTCCGTACCGGGTGTAGAGCTCCCACATGACGATCGGGTAGGCCATCGACCACTCGACCGCCTGCGAGGGCGTGCTCCATCCGCTGGTCGGCGCGATGTCACCAATGCCGCCGTCGGGGGTCTGCGTATCGGCGATGTCATCGAGCCACTTGGCGAGGAAGTTGTGGGCGTCGAAGTTGGACGCGAATCCCGCAGTATTCAGGTGACCGTCGGCCGTCCAGCCGATCTTCTCGTACATCGCGTCCACCGCCGGAATACCCAGCATGTGGTGCTCGAGACTGCGCACCACCATGCTGTGAATCTGATTGAGAGTCGGCTCAGAGGACTCGAAGTTACCGGTCACGTCCGCCGACGTGCGAACCTCCTTGGCCACCAACATATTCAACGGCGGCGCGGAGTCGAGACCCTCGACTTCTACATAGCGGAAGCTCTTTTGGCTGAATCGCGCCTGCCACCGCTCCTCGCCCTCTCCTCTAAAGACGTATTCGTCGCGTTGGAACCGACCACCGAAGACATACCCCTGCTCGAGGTTGATCCTTCCGTCTCCGGACAACTGCTGACCGTAGGCCATAGTGACCTTCTGGCCGGCCGGCGCTTTGCCCCTGAGTTCGACCCAGCCGCTCACGGTCTGCCCGAAGTCGACCAGGTACACCCCGGGCGTGGGCTCGGTTACCTCAACGGCGTCGATGGAATCCATGACCTTGATTGGTTGCTGCACTTGCGGCTCAAGCTTCCCTTGCGGCGCCGCGACGACGGGTGCGGCGGTCCAAGCCGCGTCGTCGAATCCGGCAGTGGCCCACCCCGGCTGTTCGAGCCGGGCGTCGTAGGTCTCACCGGCGTAGACGGAGTCCGACCGGGTGGGGCCTGCCACAGTTCTCCACCCGGGTCCGGTCTTCACCACCTGCGTGGAGCCGTCCCGGTAGGTCAGTTCCAGCTGGGCCAGCACGCGGGGCTCATTGTGCCACGGTGCGGTGGTGTGCATGTTCCACACATTGGGTGTCGTGAGGCCGAAGAAGCCGCGCCCCAGCTCGAAGCCGAGCGCGTTGTCGCCCGCCTTCACACGGTCTGTGACGTCGTAGGCAACGTAAAGAATGCGATCGTCGTAGTCACTCGTCGCGGGTTCCATTACGTTGTCGCTCACCGGCGCGCCATTGAGGTGCGCGACCTGAAATCCTGCGCCGGCCACGTAGAGCCGGGCACTGCTCAAACCGGCCCGGGCCCGGAAATCAGTACGCAGTAGCGGTGCAGGCTCCTCCTTGGGTAGCAGCACCCTGCTGCCCCAGGGCGCCATGCCGTACGTTCCCAGCTCGCTGGCTGGAGACCACTCACTGTCGTCGAAGTCCAACGACGTGCAGCTGGCCGGGTCATCGGCAGTGGCGAGCCACGAACCGTCCGTGATCACGGTCAGCGGCTCTCCATCGTCGAACTCGACCTGCAACTTGGCTATCAGGCCTGCGTATCCCACGGTGGCATTGGTCGCTCGGATCGCCAACAGGTTCTGACCAGCGGCGAGCCCGTCGGTTACGTCGTAGAACTGTCCGGCATCCCATTGCGCACCGCGCGGTGTCCCACCGATCTTCGTCCCGTTCACCGTGGCCACGAAGCTGTCGTCGGCGGCGATGGCGAGCGTGGCGGAGGTGATCGTACGATCGGCTGGGAGTGAGAGTGTCTTGCGGAAGCATCCGGTGCCGGCCGGGAGATCGTTGGTACCCGAAGTCGAACCCGGCGTCCATATCCAGCGCGACCCAGCGAAGCCGAAACTCTCTGCGGGCAGCGAGACTCCGTTGCCCCAAGGAGACACGCCGTAACTCCCGAGTTCCGCCGCGGCGCTCCACCCACTGTCGTCGTAGTTCGCCTCGGTCCAGCCAGTCGCGAGAGTTGCAGCCGAAGACCACGAACTATCGGTAACGATTACTGTCGGCTCCCCGACTGCGAAGTCGACGACGAGTTTGGCGATGAGGCCGGAGAACCCGGGACTTGAGTTCGTCGCTCCAATCGCGAGCTGATTCTCCCCGCTACTCACCAGGTTGGTGATATCCACGACCTGGGACGACTGCCAGTCGGCACCCGGACTAGTGGCGGCGACCTCTGTTCCGTTGACGTGGAGGGCAAAGCGATCGTCCGCCGTAACCACGATCCGCGCCGAGGTGACCTCACGGTCCGCAGGCAGGCTGAAGCCTCGGCGGAAGTACGCATCACCGGCTGGGACCCCTGCGCCGGCGACGGTGCCACTAGTCCAGATCCACTGGGCGTCGGCCAGCGTCACCTGGGTCGGCGCGGGAGGGCCCGCGATCCACCCGCCCTGCCACCCCTCGGTTCCCAAGCCGGCCTCCCACCAGCTCGGCGCGCTCCATGGCGAGACACCACCGCTCTGGTCCCAAATGCGGACCTTGAACCAGGCGCGCTGACCGGCCTCAAGTTTGCCGCCTGTGTAGGGAATGCCTGTCGACTCCTCCGACTCGACCTTGCCGCTGTCCCACAGATCCGGCCGGCCCGCATTGAGGAGAGACGGTGAGCTGGCGACCCACACTTGGTACGCGGACTGCAGCACGCCCCGCTTCTCGGCAGCGACCTGCCACGCTAGCATCGGGCGAGTCTCGTCAACCGCCAGCGGCTGGGTCGCTCGCTCGACCGTGAGCTCGTTCACTTCGGTGCGCAGGGACTGCTCTCCCTGCACGGTGATGGCAGAGGCCGCTGGAATGTTTGCTGGCCATGCAATCGTTACTGCGAGCATCGCAGCCAATGCCACCAGAGCAAGTTGACGGGGTCGAATCGCGTGCTGGCTCATCTGATTTCCTTTCGCTCGACGGTGAACTGAAACGTTTCATGAGCGATTCACAAAACGGAAAGGCACAAACCCAATCGGTGCGGTTGATCGTGGCGAACTCCGTCACCGACACGGGCCCGAACGTCGTGCTGACCCGAGCGGCGCCACCTCATCGGCGAGGAGACGCCCATTCGGCGCATCGACGGACTATCAAATGAAAGCCGGGCGGGGCAGTGAATCATATGCCTCGGGGACCCAGAACATGGACTGGACGATCGCCAGGCTCCCGGGCCGTCGAAGGCAACGGGCGCCCGCAGCGTCCTTTGCCGGCTTCCAGGTGGCGCGCAGCGCGGCCACGATGAGACCTCGGCGATTGGTCAGGAACAGGCCGAGTGTTTCGTTTCAATTTTTCGTCGGACCGACTATTCTCAGAATTCCAGAGACTGGGGGATCATGGCAGTCAGCGTGCGGGATGTCGCGGCCGCGGCATCCGTTTCAGTGGGCACGGTTTCGAATGTGCTCAACCGACCCGACAAGGTAGCGCCGGCCACCGTCAAACGCGTCAACTCTGCCATCGAGGAACTGGGCTTCGTGCGCAACGACGCCGCCCGCCAGCTGCGCGCCGGCCGAAGCCGTTCGATCGGCCTCATCGTGCTGGATGTGCGAAACCCCTTCTTCACCGATGTCGCACGCGGGGCCGAAGATCGTGCGGCCGCAGACGGCATGACGATCCTGCTCGGCAACAGCGACGAGAACGCCGAGCGGGAGCGCTCGTACCTCGACTTGTTCGAAGAGCAGAGGGTGAACGGCGTGCTCATCACCCCGCTCATCGACGATCTGCCACGGCTCGAGCTCTTGCAGCGTCGCGGCACGCCCGTCGTGCTGGTCGACCGTGAGTCCGCCGATCGCAGGTTCTCGTCTGTGGCCGTCGACGACATCGTGGGCGGCGAGCTCGCGGTGCGCCACCTCGTGGAGACCGGTCGCCGGCGGATCGCCTTCGTCGGTGGGCCGATGGCCATCCGCCAGGTGACCGATCGCCTCGAGGGCGCTCGGCGTGCTGCCGCCGAAACGCCGGGCGTGACGGTCGAGGTCGTCGAGACCGAGTCGCTCAGCGCGCTCGCGGGGCGGGAGGCCGGTGCCGAGATACGCGAGCGCGCCGCGGCCGATCGACCCGACGCGATCTTCGCCGCCAACGACCTGCTCGCCATGGGTGTGTTGCAGGCACTCATGATGCAAGGCGAGGTGCGCGTTCCCGACGATATCGCCCTGATCGGCTACGACGACATCGACTTGGCGTCGTCGGCGGTGGTGCCACTGTCGTCGATCCGGCAGCCCGCGGCGCTCATCGGCTACACCGCTGTGGAGCTGCTGCTCAAGCAGGCAAGTAGGCTCGATGGCGGTGGCGAGTGCGAGCGGGTGGTCTTCCAGCCCGAGTTGGTCGTGCGCGCGTCGACGGTTGGGGATGCCGCCGCGGCGGCATCCCCGTAGCTTCCCGCCGGCGCAGGGCGAAGCACACTTCGGCTTCCTGGGAGCCCCCGTGCAGGCCGACAATCCGTCATCGAGCACGCTGACCCGGAAACTCCTCGACTGACAGCCGGTCCAGCCAGGGCTCCTCCAGGAGCTGGCGGAAGGACACTACTCCGACAGCCCTGTGACCACCGTTTCCTGACTCCGAGATCCCTCAACTCGACCGGCTCCGCGGCGACGCCGCAATGCTGCGTCGCGGAACCGGTCGCCGGTTCCCTCGGCAGTCGAGACTTCAGCCCAGAGCGCGTCGAGGGACAGCCCGAGGACGTCGGCGACAGCTGCGACAGTCGGGAACGCCGGGGTGGCCACGCGGCCCGACTCGATCTTCCGCAGCGTCTCCGGCGACACACCGGCATCGAGCGCGGTCCGGAGCATGGACCGCTCGCCTCGAGCGCTCCGCAACGCGGCGCCAAGGCGTCGTCCTCGTTCGATCTCCTCCGCCGTATTCGGCGACCGCACCATCATGCGCCGATTCTAGTACCGGTATAATAAGACTGGTATAGTTATCGGCATGGGTGCTGTCGCATGATCGAGATTCTGAACGCCGACGAACTGTCACGGGCGCGCGACACGGGCGCATTGGTCGCAGATATCCTGCACGAGCTGAAGCGCCGCACTGTCGTCGGCACGAACCTTCTCTCGATCGACCAGTGGGCGAAGGAGATGATCCTCGAAGCCGGGGCGAAGTCGTGCTACGTCGACTACGCGCCGTCGTTCGGACGCGGGCCGTTCGGGCACTACATCTGCACGGCTGTCAACGATGCTGTCCTACACGGCATGCCCCACGACTACGCCCTCGCGGACGGTGACCTTCTGACCCTTGACCTCGCGGTCGCCCTGCGCGGGATCGCCGCTGACGCCGCAATCAGTTTCACGGTCGGAGATGCCGCGGCCGCGGAAGATGCCGCCATGATCACCGCTACGGAACGCGCACTGCACGCCGGGATCGCGGCGGCTCAGTCGGGCGCCCGCATCGGCGACATCTCGCACGTCATCGGAACCGTGCTGACCGCGGCCGGATACCAGATCAACCTCGAGTTCGGAGGGCACGGGATCGGGTCAACAATGCATCAGGATCCTCACATCTCCAACAGCGGACGTCCCAGCCGCGGCTACAAACTGCGCCCAGGACTCATGCTCGCCCTCGAACCATGGGTCATGGCCGACACCGACAGGCTCGTCACCGACGCTGACGGCTGGACCCTCCGCAGCGCGACCGGGTCTCGCACCGCACACACCGAACACACGATCGCCATCACGACGACCGGAGCAGAGATCCTGACCTTGCCGACACACGTTCGGGGTGAAATGGCGACGAGGCTGGCCGCCGAATCGGGCTAACCAGGACGACGCGATCGTCGAGCGCAGCAGTTGCGTGCCGACTTGAAATCGACCGATCCTTACTCGCCCGGCGATCTCATTCAGCTGGGCCGAGATGGACACGACGTCGATGGTCCGGCCGTCTCCGGGTCGCGCGTTCGTCAGCCCGGTGACCGTCGCGTGTGCCGCTACGCGGAACGATTCCGGGTGTCACCGCCGCCCTGAAACGACTAGAACTCCCCCAGCACCTGATTCAGCCGCATTACCATCTCGGTCACCGCGGCATCGTCCACGCTGTATCGCACCCGTTGCCCCCGCTTTGCGACGTCGCGGGGTGGATCGGCGATGATCAGATTGGCGGCGAGTAGCTTCTCGAGCCCATTGAACACAGTGAGGGGCGGCACCTCGAGCGCCTCGGCGATCTCGGCTCTCGTCTGGGCGGGGTGACGACGCAGGTGGCCGATGATCGACGCCTGCATCATGTTCCCGAGAGCCTTGATGGGATCCTCCGCGTAATCACTGTTCGCGGGACGGGCATAGCGAGGCATGTGCCCAGTCTCTCGCACCCTCTTACTGGCGGTCCAGTGGACTGTAGCTAAAAGTGCTTCACATCTGGAGTGTAGTGTTATACGCTTCCCTCGTGTCAAGGGATCGGTGGGACAGAAGGCCTGGAGGCAGCTCGCCTGCGCACCCTCCTGTCCGTCGAAGGGCCTCTAGACACGGCGCGCGTTACCCGGTTGTGTGGGCTCATACGATGCGGCTAGGGCGACCGCCCCTTCTTGCTGGGGAACGACATGGGCACCGCCCCGATCATTCGGGAAGGCTCATGATGTCGGGACCCCAAGGCAGACGTCGGCGCGGGCTGACGTGGGCGATCATCGGCGGGCTGGTTCTCGTCGCCGGTATCGCGGCCGTCATCCTCGTTCCGCTCATCACGAGCAACCCTGCCCCGGATCCCACCGACACAACCCCAACCGACACCACCCCGACCGCGGACCCCACGGACACTCCAACCGGCGAGTTCGTCGACGAGACCGCGTCCGAGCGCGGCTGGGTCGCAGAGCCGATCACGACGGATGCCGAGACCTACGTCCGAGCCGCACTTGCGGCCGCGGCATCCTTCGACACCACCAAGAGCGATCGAGGCGAGTGGCTCAGCTTCCTCGACACGTGGTTCACACCCGACACCCGCTACACGTCGCCCGACGAGCAGCAGGAGGCGATGGAGGCATCGCAGCTCGAGCTCCGTCAGGCTGTCGTCCTCCCCGAACAGGAGTGGGACTCGCTCACCCGCGAAGACGGCCGCGTGGAAGCGAAAGTCGAGGATGACGTCGAGCTCGCGGAGGTTCCTGACGATCAGTCGGGTGACATGCACATCGGCACAGCCGACGTCACGCTGACCTTCACGCGCAGCGACAGCTCGGGCGAAGAGACCTCGTACGACGAGCAGGTGACGGTCAGCGTGCAGGTGCTCTGCGGCACCGACTCGGTTCCGACCCCCGACAGCGGCCAGCGCGCCGGCGACTGCAAGGTCATTCGATTCTTCTCGGAGCCCCAGGAGCCCTGACATGGGCGCCCCGGTCGCAGTCGCCGCAGCCCTCGTGAGAACGAGGACCGGGCGCCGGATCGCGATCGGGATCCTCGCCGCCGTCGCACTCGCGAGTGGCCTCGTCCTGGCACCGCTCGTCGCGATTCCGCTTGCGATCGCGGGGGCTGGCACGACCGCCGCGATAGAAAACCCAGCAGTCGCGCCCGTGGCCAACGGCGACTGGGGTTACCCCCTGGCTGGCGACTACACCAAGGGCCGCGGCTTCGGCTACAACCCCGTCACCGGGTGCAGCTACTGCTCGATCGATCACCAGGGCTACGACATGGCGCAGGGATGCGGTAGCACCATCCACTCCGCTGGTCCGGGCCGAGTCATCACCGCTGGCTCATACCAGGGATACGGCAACGCTGTCCGAGTCGACCACGGCGGCGGACTCATCACGCTCTACGCCCACATGCAGTGGGATTCCCTCCGCGTCAGCGTGGGCGACCTCGTCCACGCCGGCAGTCCGATCGGCGCAGAGGGCAACACCGGCCGCTCATTCGGATGCCATCTCCACTTCGAGGTGCACCGAGACGGCCGCGCCATCGATCCGCAACCGTTCATGGCCGCCCTCGGCCTTCCCCTGAAGTGATGTCCCAGCAGAAGGAGTCGTCATGCAATCCCTCAGTGTGAGTCCCGCCGACGTCGACGTCCCCGATGTCGAGCCGGACTTCTCAGCCCCGTTCTTCCAGGGCTTCCAGTCCGTCGCGTCGTACATTCTGGCGGGCGCGCTGATCGTCGTCTTGATCATGCTGATTGTCGCCGGAGCTGCGCTCGCATTCCGCGGCCTCGCGTCCGACCGGGTCCGGACATGGGCGGGCGAGAACATCCTCTGGATCTTCATCGCCGCCGCGACGCTCGGCGCGGCGAGCGGCCTGTTCCAGTGGTTCGTGAACTTCGATTTCGGGTTCTGATGTCCAAGATCCGGATGCTGGTCACCGGCGTGCTGGTGGGGCTCTGCCTCGCCGGTGCGGCGGTCACCCCCGCGCTCGCTGCGGAACCGGTATCCGTCGTCTCGTCCGTCCCGCTGAGAACGGCGGCCAACACCGCCACCCCGATAGCGGGAGAGGTCTGGTCGGCTCCGGCCTACCCGGTCGACTGCTACCAGGTCGAGCGTCAGGTCACCTGCACGCCGCAGAATGCCAGCGACATCGAAGCTCAGCAGTGCTTCACCAAGGTCTTGATCGACGGCGCCGGCACAACTCTGTGCACGACCTACGAGGAGCACGTCGAGGCCGTCAAAGCCGCTGGGGGGCGGCCGCTCATCGTGCAGTACGGCTGCCAACTGGGCGATCTCGTGTGCGCCTCCTTCGAGAACGCGGGTCGTGGAATGGCGTTGGGCGCGACCGCCGTGATGTACGCCGTCGCCGAGACGATGCGGTTCGACACGTCATCTCTCCTGTGGACAGCGGCGCTCGGCGAATGGTCGTTCTGGCAGTGGGCGATCCTCATCGTGACGTTCGGCGCGATGGTCTGGGCGATCGCCGCCGCCGTCGTGTCCGGCGATCGCGCGGAACTCGTTGGCGCACTGATCCGCAGCTTCATCGTGATCCCCGCCGTACCGCTCACGCTCTGGGCAACCGGGCACCTGCTCAACGCCGTGGACGACATGACCTGGTACCTCCTCAGTCGCGACGGTGCCACGGGGCTGTTCTCAACGCTGCAGAGCGTCATGTGGGCGGGCGGGCAGGCGAACTACTTCTTCGCCTTCCTCATTCACGGTCTGCTCATGCTCGCGATGCTCCTGCTGATGCTCGTCTTCGCGTTCCGCAACATCGTGCTTGCTGCTCTCATTGCGGTGGGCCCGATCGGATGGATGCTGTACCCCGTCCGTACAGTCGGACCGCAGTGGGTCGTGCGCTACGTCTCGGCGGTCGTTGTGCTGCTT
Proteins encoded:
- a CDS encoding M23 family metallopeptidase, with the protein product MGAPVAVAAALVRTRTGRRIAIGILAAVALASGLVLAPLVAIPLAIAGAGTTAAIENPAVAPVANGDWGYPLAGDYTKGRGFGYNPVTGCSYCSIDHQGYDMAQGCGSTIHSAGPGRVITAGSYQGYGNAVRVDHGGGLITLYAHMQWDSLRVSVGDLVHAGSPIGAEGNTGRSFGCHLHFEVHRDGRAIDPQPFMAALGLPLK
- the map gene encoding type I methionyl aminopeptidase, with the protein product MIEILNADELSRARDTGALVADILHELKRRTVVGTNLLSIDQWAKEMILEAGAKSCYVDYAPSFGRGPFGHYICTAVNDAVLHGMPHDYALADGDLLTLDLAVALRGIAADAAISFTVGDAAAAEDAAMITATERALHAGIAAAQSGARIGDISHVIGTVLTAAGYQINLEFGGHGIGSTMHQDPHISNSGRPSRGYKLRPGLMLALEPWVMADTDRLVTDADGWTLRSATGSRTAHTEHTIAITTTGAEILTLPTHVRGEMATRLAAESG